The DNA segment TGCGCTGGCATTTGAGTCCACCACCTGTGTGTATCCAAACTTATTTTCGATACCGATGAATCTTTCATTTATCATAGGAAAATCCATAGAGTATTCAGTTCCAGTGAGATTCCTCTCTGTCACTTCTCCAGTTATCATCTCTAGCCTCCATTCATAAACTCTGGAGAAAAACGATTCACATTCTGATCCTTCTATCTGCTTAAACCCTTTGGAAAACCACTCGAATTTGTTCAAGCCAAAGTCGGGCCCTGGTATGATCGAATTGGAAGCTCTGCAAGCTAAAACAACTACCTGTTTTTCGAATATAGACCCATATTAGTTGATCTCTGAAAACTAGAAAATGTATAAAGTCCTGTGTGTGATTAAGTGTGGCTGATTACTTCATCGCCATGCTCGTAGCAGTTGACGATGTGAAACGTGCAGCTCTGTTCGACTTTGAACCACTGCACAGACTCTGAATCTCCATAACGTGGCATTACTCCAATCTGTGCATATCCATCATTATTGTATTTTATCAACCTAAATATCCACCAAAATTTAGAACAAAAAGTAATACAATGATATTAGGCCTTGGTTCTGAACTGTGGACAATGTAGAAACAGAAACTTTTGGCGATCAAAGTGACGAAAGTACTTACGGTCCTCCGGTTATAACGCGATTTATGTCTATGGTCAGAGGAAAATCCATGATCACATTATACCTGAAGAATATAAATGCAAAGCAATTCAATTTCCAGTGATAATGAAGTTtttcgggaaaaaaaaaaatttacctttTCGTTATGCCTATTTCATGGCAAAGGCAACACCTTTTTAGCTTTAGATCCACCTTGTGAAGTAATCTCTTTCCATCAGCTGAAAGGAAGAGAATTCAGCAACTAGACAAGAACTGTAATAGGATTGAAGCTTATGATATTCATACCTGAAACCACTCCAAGTTCAAAGTATGGTTTTTTTGGATGGATTCCCATTACAACAAGCTCTCCTGTATCTGGTGCTTTCTGTGTCAACAAAAGTTGATTCAGACGACCCCTAAAAAGAAGTCGTAAATAATCTCGGTCATGGGTTAAGGAGCTACCTTAGGGTGACTAGTGAATGGCCTCTTCCAACATCCATTGATGTCCCAATTTCCTTTAGTTTCCAGTGTAAAAGGATCGATCTCTTGAGGTATATGATTCTCAGCAACCGAGTACACCTTCCCCGAATGCTCAAATACATTAGTGTTGCTCAGATATTTATCAACCAACCCAAACCTCAACTTGCAAGGATGATCAAAGAACAACAGTAAGTTCAGTAAGCTGGggaaaaaatcaaactttgctacaaatttttttatacatCCATGATTGGCCTACCCAATTCAATAGATAAGCTGATAATACTGAAGCAGAATCCCCTTCTATAGCAGGAAGAAATGCTGGTTTTCTCATGTTCGTTTCCAGCTTCAACGTGTCCGTATAAACATGCCTGTTATTGTAAGATATGTTCCATCTGCCACTGATGCTGTCTTTGAAGACATGCAAGGCATGGAGCATTCCCTCTCCTTCTATCCACGTGTGGCTTGATTTTCCGAAAATAGAATTAGTGGATTTTAAACCTCCAAATAAAGGATTTGGTCCTGAAATGAAAACGTCGGTATCATAAAAGGACAAGGACAAAAATAACAATACAAGTGAAATAGACTATGTTTTTAAGAACTTGACAGGCTGATGTAAACTATTCTTCTGTTTTGGATGCTTCGGCCGCGAATCTTATGATAAGTTTATCCTATGTCAAACAAGAATGCATTCTCCTGATTTGTCTGATTTCAAAAGGGTCCTTGATTTCCCCGAAGATCATCCCAAATTTGTGCTGATTACTACAAACTAGTTCTTTTCCTCATCGACGAAAACAGATAAAGCCTCCAAATATAACATGCCAAAAACAGCTGCAAGAACGCAATATAAGTGTTAAACAAAACATGGATAAGGTTACCGTTTCTAATGTAAATACCCTCGGTGAAATCATCCGGTATCATCCCGATAACTGCATCAGTCACCTGTACTGCAGCTCCCATCTCTTCAACAGGAGCAAAATTACTCTGTATATAGAGAGAAAAGGTTGTGTACTCTTTCGCCATCAACCCGAAAAAccgggaaaatttattttacatGATCTGTAAAGTACCTGAGACGGCAACAATGACTGATCAACAAACTCAAAGGCTAGATTAACAAAGTCATCCAACATCCTGAGTGAAGCTTCCTTGACAGTTCTCTCAAGCACATGGAAAACGGGATTTTGtttcaattctttcaagaaTTTCTGTCCAAGGGTACAAATttacatatcatatcatatataaAAAATCTATTTCAAATGATAAAATATACACATATAAGAAACTTTGTTTCAAGAAAATAAGTGTGGTATATTCACCTTAAAACCGAGAGAAGATGAGAGGGAAAGGGCATCATATTTTGGAGAAAGTGAAGGCCTGTGCAAAGAGCAACTCACATGAAATGCATAGCTTGAAGCAGCCACCATTGTTATGTGAAGAAACTTACATAGgaaattttcattgaattggCAACTTAAGTGCCTTTATTTATTATGCCAAAGAAATGATGCTTAGAGCCTTGGAGTGCCTTTTGGCTTTTAGAGAGCAATTTATtactaataattttatttttttttagcaaATTACTAATAAGTTTaattatctttattttattgt comes from the Henckelia pumila isolate YLH828 chromosome 1, ASM3356847v2, whole genome shotgun sequence genome and includes:
- the LOC140887577 gene encoding carotenoid 9,10(9',10')-cleavage dioxygenase 1-like isoform X2; this encodes MVAASSYAFHVSCSLHRPSLSPKYDALSLSSSLGFKKFLKELKQNPVFHVLERTVKEASLRMLDDFVNLAFEFVDQSLLPSQSNFAPVEEMGAAVQVTDAVIGMIPDDFTEGIYIRNGPNPLFGGLKSTNSIFGKSSHTWIEGEGMLHALHVFKDSISGRWNISYNNRHVYTDTLKLETNMRKPAFLPAIEGDSASVLSAYLLNWLRFGLVDKYLSNTNVFEHSGKVYSVAENHIPQEIDPFTLETKGNWDINGCWKRPFTSHPKKAPDTGELVVMGIHPKKPYFELGVVSADGKRLLHKVDLKLKRCCLCHEIGITKRYNVIMDFPLTIDINRVITGGPLIKYNNDGYAQIGVMPRYGDSESVQWFKVEQSCTFHIVNCYEHGDEVVVLACRASNSIIPGPDFGLNKFEWFSKGFKQIEGSECESFFSRVYEWRLEMITGEVTERNLTGTEYSMDFPMINERFIGIENKFGYTQVVDSNASAISGMAKYGALAKLNFKDRKLELSNPQEGLVEVEYHKFPENTFCSGAAFVAKSGGLAEDDGWIITYVHNESTDTSQVYIVDATKFSEEPVAKISLPRRVPYGFHGAFLPLYSR
- the LOC140887577 gene encoding carotenoid 9,10(9',10')-cleavage dioxygenase 1-like isoform X1; translated protein: MVAASSYAFHVSCSLHRPSLSPKYDALSLSSSLGFKKFLKELKQNPVFHVLERTVKEASLRMLDDFVNLAFEFVDQSLLPSQSNFAPVEEMGAAVQVTDAVIGMIPDDFTEGIYIRNGPNPLFGGLKSTNSIFGKSSHTWIEGEGMLHALHVFKDSISGRWNISYNNRHVYTDTLKLETNMRKPAFLPAIEGDSASVLSAYLLNWLRFGLVDKYLSNTNVFEHSGKVYSVAENHIPQEIDPFTLETKGNWDINGCWKRPFTSHPKKAPDTGELVVMGIHPKKPYFELGVVSADGKRLLHKVDLKLKRCCLCHEIGITKRYNVIMDFPLTIDINRVITGGPLIKYNNDGYAQIGVMPRYGDSESVQWFKVEQSCTFHIVNCYEHGDEVVVLACRASNSIIPGPDFGLNKFEWFSKGFKQIEGSECESFFSRVYEWRLEMITGEVTERNLTGTEYSMDFPMINERFIGIENKFGYTQVVDSNASAISGMAKYGALAKLNFKDRKLELSNPQEGLVEVEYHKFPENTFCSGAAFVAKSGGLAEDDGWIITYVHNESTDTSQLMQQSSPKNRLQKSLFQEEFLTDFMGLSCPCIHDENSNSANEEKIIIRSEGLGS